The Chryseolinea soli genome contains a region encoding:
- a CDS encoding ThuA domain-containing protein has translation MKHALSLVISSNRWLWSALVLLSLLVAHPTNAQEQSKIKVLVVGSNDPYHNAMVKAAQPFFKGLAEQNNFDVDFTRDAAAITEENLARYQVFIQLHLAPFDLTEPQQFAIQQFMSKGKGWIGVHAAGLTGTRFLKPGETYWQWFEQLMGQVIYSPHPPLQQGTVVVEDRNHPVTRNLPATFSIRDEWYEFDKSPRPNVHVLATADESTYKPAKPMGDHPIIWTNPDYDRALYIGIGHDSTTCANADFAILIRDAIKWSASEIENKAQHNLDESLGQPVTVLANQVAYSTEAPKGAIVRSHKPLPENMTFNLIGALTLKPVYSGKLQKAEQVTDWQPGIWYSRIDFSDFNTPGYYKLQVEADGKPYASYAFTIGEKALSKIALPAIANFFYHQRASSPEEAGADKHIVLYGSTKTVDLSGGWADASGDVSKYFSHLAYTNFMSPQQIPMVDWSMINTVDRIPELLDQTGSKEALTTEALYGADYIMRSLSPEGYFYMTVFTYFDKDPNARRVVGLLADSKTTADYQCAYREGGGMAVAALARISRWHRDGAFTSQQYLDAAERAFAHLQKFSTRYADDGKDNVIDDYCALMAATELWIATGKTAYQTEARKRAGNLSKRLSPKGYFIANDTNRPFWHAADAGLPVIALARYLDVETNAADRNKALATIKKALDYNLSVTHEVTNPFGYPRQSFLYKGKVQNGFFIPHENESGWWWQGEDARLGSLAAAMLVGGRLVYPDKGPLGVKPELATYASNLVSWVLGSNPYNICMMYGYGKNNVPYMAAMYGHGSGRGGISNGISGKDGKGDGSGIDFKMEDNGNEWRWSEQWIPHSGWFLAAVTAMSSK, from the coding sequence ATGAAGCATGCTCTATCTCTCGTCATCAGCAGTAACCGCTGGTTGTGGTCAGCCCTGGTTCTTCTATCCCTCCTGGTAGCTCATCCAACAAACGCCCAGGAACAATCAAAAATTAAAGTACTGGTTGTGGGCTCCAACGACCCCTACCACAACGCAATGGTGAAAGCCGCACAGCCGTTCTTTAAAGGACTAGCGGAACAAAATAATTTCGACGTCGACTTCACGCGCGATGCGGCAGCGATCACCGAAGAGAACCTGGCCCGCTACCAGGTCTTTATTCAACTGCACCTGGCGCCGTTTGATCTGACCGAACCCCAGCAGTTTGCCATCCAGCAATTCATGTCCAAAGGCAAAGGCTGGATTGGGGTGCACGCTGCCGGTCTCACGGGCACACGGTTTCTGAAGCCCGGCGAAACCTATTGGCAATGGTTTGAACAACTCATGGGCCAAGTGATCTATTCGCCACACCCTCCCCTGCAACAGGGAACGGTGGTGGTAGAAGACCGCAACCACCCCGTGACGCGCAACCTGCCGGCTACCTTTTCGATCCGCGACGAATGGTACGAATTCGACAAAAGCCCACGCCCTAATGTGCATGTGCTGGCCACTGCGGACGAATCCACCTATAAGCCCGCCAAACCCATGGGCGATCACCCCATCATTTGGACCAACCCGGACTATGACCGCGCACTCTATATTGGTATCGGTCACGACTCCACTACGTGTGCCAACGCCGATTTTGCCATCCTCATTCGCGACGCTATAAAATGGTCGGCATCGGAAATCGAAAACAAGGCCCAACACAACCTCGACGAGTCCCTCGGGCAACCGGTGACTGTTCTGGCGAATCAAGTGGCTTATTCAACCGAAGCCCCGAAAGGCGCCATCGTAAGAAGTCACAAACCGCTGCCTGAAAACATGACGTTCAACCTCATCGGTGCCCTGACATTAAAACCCGTTTATTCCGGCAAACTGCAAAAGGCCGAACAAGTAACCGACTGGCAGCCCGGCATCTGGTACAGCCGCATCGATTTCTCGGATTTTAACACACCGGGATATTACAAACTACAAGTGGAAGCCGATGGCAAACCGTATGCATCCTACGCATTCACGATCGGCGAGAAAGCACTGAGTAAAATTGCTTTACCCGCCATCGCCAATTTCTTTTATCATCAACGCGCGAGCTCTCCCGAGGAAGCCGGGGCAGACAAACACATCGTGCTCTATGGCAGCACCAAGACCGTCGACCTTTCCGGGGGATGGGCCGATGCGTCCGGCGATGTGAGCAAATATTTCTCGCACCTGGCCTACACGAATTTTATGTCACCCCAACAAATACCAATGGTAGACTGGTCGATGATCAACACCGTGGACCGGATCCCCGAGCTGCTGGACCAGACCGGTTCCAAAGAAGCACTGACAACGGAAGCGCTATATGGCGCCGACTACATTATGAGGTCCCTGTCGCCGGAAGGATATTTTTATATGACGGTGTTCACGTATTTCGACAAAGATCCCAATGCGCGCCGGGTAGTGGGGCTGCTGGCCGACAGCAAAACCACCGCTGACTATCAGTGCGCATACCGCGAGGGTGGTGGCATGGCCGTAGCTGCATTGGCCCGCATCTCGCGCTGGCATCGCGACGGCGCCTTCACCTCACAACAATACCTGGATGCTGCCGAGCGTGCCTTTGCTCACCTTCAAAAGTTCAGCACCCGCTATGCCGACGACGGCAAGGACAATGTCATCGACGACTACTGCGCCCTGATGGCCGCCACGGAACTCTGGATCGCTACGGGCAAAACCGCATATCAAACGGAAGCCCGCAAGCGCGCCGGCAACCTGAGCAAACGCCTTTCCCCGAAAGGCTACTTCATTGCAAACGATACGAACCGTCCCTTCTGGCACGCCGCCGATGCCGGACTGCCCGTGATCGCATTGGCCCGCTACCTGGATGTAGAGACCAATGCTGCCGACCGGAACAAAGCATTGGCGACGATAAAGAAAGCGTTGGACTACAATTTGTCGGTCACGCACGAGGTAACGAATCCCTTCGGATATCCACGCCAAAGTTTCTTGTATAAAGGCAAAGTGCAGAACGGCTTCTTCATCCCCCACGAAAACGAAAGTGGCTGGTGGTGGCAAGGCGAGGATGCGCGACTGGGCTCGCTCGCTGCCGCGATGCTGGTGGGTGGACGACTGGTCTATCCCGATAAAGGACCACTCGGCGTGAAGCCCGAACTTGCCACGTATGCCTCCAACCTCGTATCATGGGTGTTGGGAAGCAATCCGTATAACATCTGCATGATGTACGGCTATGGCAAAAATAATGTCCCCTACATGGCGGCCATGTATGGCCATGGTTCCGGGCGCGGAGGTATTT
- a CDS encoding PTS system mannose/fructose/N-acetylgalactosamine-transporter subunit IIB has protein sequence MIKLTRIDDRLVHGQVAFTWVPALGVDCLLVANDKVAKDEFQKMTLNLAKPANTKLVIKTLADAIVFLNDEKNGKANVLILINSIKDAATLAAGVPAITSINFGGIRGKAGSRLISKAIAITDDDVPVLQEMLQKNIELEIRQVPTDSKQKVESLLDK, from the coding sequence ATGATCAAACTCACAAGAATAGACGACCGGCTGGTACACGGACAGGTAGCCTTCACTTGGGTGCCGGCGCTCGGTGTCGATTGCCTGCTGGTGGCCAACGACAAAGTGGCCAAAGACGAATTTCAGAAAATGACGCTGAACCTCGCCAAGCCCGCCAACACAAAACTGGTGATCAAAACGCTGGCCGATGCCATTGTCTTTTTGAATGACGAAAAGAACGGCAAGGCGAATGTGCTCATCCTGATCAACAGCATAAAAGACGCCGCCACGCTGGCCGCCGGTGTACCGGCCATCACCTCCATAAACTTCGGTGGTATCCGCGGCAAGGCCGGCTCCCGGCTGATCTCAAAAGCCATTGCCATCACCGACGACGACGTGCCCGTGCTGCAAGAGATGCTTCAAAAAAACATAGAACTCGAAATACGACAAGTGCCGACGGATAGCAAGCAGAAGGTGGAGAGTCTACTCGATAAATAA
- a CDS encoding PTS sugar transporter subunit IIA, with amino-acid sequence MEHTTRKFLIATHGRFATGIKSSLDIIIGATDNVFLIEAYVEENKGIEGDLEKILKDLQPHDELIVFTDLLGGSITNQVLRHTQGHPVHVVSGFNLALLIEVLMADAETPAAEVIEAAIVNAREQIAYVTKLMANANEEEAS; translated from the coding sequence ATGGAACATACGACACGAAAATTCCTCATCGCCACCCACGGCCGTTTCGCCACGGGCATAAAGTCTTCGTTGGACATTATTATCGGCGCGACCGACAATGTGTTCTTGATCGAAGCTTATGTAGAAGAAAACAAAGGCATTGAAGGCGATCTTGAAAAGATATTGAAAGACTTGCAGCCCCACGACGAGTTGATCGTATTCACCGATTTGCTTGGCGGCAGCATCACCAACCAAGTCCTGCGCCACACGCAAGGCCACCCGGTTCACGTGGTGTCGGGATTCAACCTAGCGCTGTTGATCGAGGTGCTGATGGCCGATGCAGAGACACCCGCTGCGGAAGTGATCGAGGCGGCCATCGTCAACGCCCGGGAACAGATCGCCTACGTCACCAAACTCATGGCCAACGCTAACGAAGAAGAAGCATCATGA